From the Luteolibacter rhizosphaerae genome, one window contains:
- a CDS encoding PhoX family protein, translating to MTSRRFFLGTAGLAFLGLQRYTLGEITAGRVIEPFGPLVKDAKGILDLPEGFSYRVLATRGEKMDDGYLVPGQADGMAAFPGPEGKVVLVCNHELGLEMTAMGPFANNLKLPEGFDEALAFDPGEGRANPSLGGTSNLVFDPVAGRKTGHFLSLIGTDRNCAGGPMPWGSWITCEEPADLVEGRGARHGWCFEVKATATPGLQKPVALKALGRFRHEAVALDPRTGILYLTEDRGDGLLYRFIPDTKNDFTKGKLQALAIADKPSADLRNYDPESKWPLPGTPLKATWIDLQDTDAPKDDLRLRGYQAGAARFARGEGIHMVGNSFYICCTDGGPLRRGQIFRLDPSGEAETPDRLELFLQPELSDLLTNGDNLCPGPWGGIVICEDLIDPGFAPAAHVRCVTAEGKIFTLARNSSGQGEFAGGCFSPDGKWFFVNLQSRGLTVAVTGPWEKMG from the coding sequence GTGACTTCCCGCCGCTTTTTCCTCGGTACTGCCGGGCTCGCTTTCCTCGGTCTGCAACGCTACACGCTGGGCGAAATCACGGCGGGGAGGGTGATCGAGCCCTTCGGACCGCTGGTGAAGGATGCGAAGGGGATACTGGATCTGCCGGAGGGCTTCTCCTACCGGGTGCTGGCCACGCGCGGGGAGAAGATGGATGACGGCTACTTGGTCCCCGGGCAGGCGGACGGGATGGCGGCCTTTCCCGGGCCGGAGGGGAAGGTGGTGCTGGTCTGCAATCACGAGCTGGGGCTGGAGATGACGGCGATGGGCCCATTCGCGAACAACCTGAAGCTGCCGGAGGGATTCGACGAGGCGCTGGCCTTCGATCCCGGCGAGGGGCGGGCGAATCCGTCCTTGGGCGGGACTTCCAATCTGGTCTTCGATCCGGTGGCGGGGAGGAAGACGGGGCATTTCCTCTCGCTGATCGGCACCGACCGGAATTGTGCGGGCGGGCCGATGCCGTGGGGATCCTGGATCACCTGTGAGGAGCCGGCGGATCTGGTGGAAGGGCGTGGCGCGCGCCATGGCTGGTGCTTCGAGGTCAAGGCGACGGCCACCCCGGGGCTCCAGAAGCCGGTGGCGCTGAAGGCGCTGGGACGTTTCCGCCATGAGGCGGTGGCGCTGGATCCGCGGACGGGAATCCTCTACTTGACGGAGGATCGCGGGGACGGGTTGCTGTATCGATTCATCCCGGATACGAAGAATGATTTCACGAAGGGCAAGCTGCAGGCGCTGGCGATTGCGGACAAGCCGTCCGCTGATCTGCGGAACTACGATCCGGAATCGAAGTGGCCGCTGCCGGGGACGCCGCTGAAGGCGACATGGATCGACCTGCAGGATACGGATGCGCCGAAGGACGACCTGCGCCTGCGGGGTTATCAGGCGGGGGCGGCGCGTTTCGCACGCGGAGAGGGGATCCACATGGTGGGGAACTCCTTTTATATCTGCTGCACGGATGGCGGCCCGCTGCGACGGGGGCAGATCTTCCGGCTGGATCCCTCGGGGGAGGCGGAGACGCCGGATCGTCTGGAGCTATTCCTGCAGCCGGAGCTCAGCGACCTGCTGACGAACGGGGACAACCTGTGCCCGGGGCCGTGGGGCGGGATCGTGATCTGCGAGGATCTGATCGATCCGGGCTTCGCACCGGCAGCGCATGTGCGCTGCGTGACGGCGGAGGGGAAGATCTTCACGCTGGCGCGGAACTCCTCCGGGCAGGGGGAGTTTGCGGGCGGATGTTTCTCGCCGGACGGGAAGTGGTTCTTCGTGAACCTGCAGAGCCGGGGGCTGACGGTGGCGGTGACGGGGCCTTGGGAAAAGATGGGGTGA
- the trxA gene encoding thioredoxin translates to MAQQFNESNFQSEVIDSDQPVLVDFWAEWCGPCKMIGPVIDQLSGEVEGQAKVGKVNVDEARNLAVKYGVRSIPLLLFFKGGEVKDQIVGANVTKDMLKQKLLALA, encoded by the coding sequence ATGGCTCAGCAATTCAACGAAAGCAATTTCCAATCCGAGGTCATTGATTCCGACCAGCCCGTCCTCGTGGACTTCTGGGCCGAGTGGTGCGGACCTTGCAAGATGATCGGTCCGGTCATCGACCAGCTTTCCGGCGAAGTCGAAGGCCAGGCCAAGGTGGGCAAGGTCAACGTCGACGAAGCCCGCAACCTCGCCGTCAAATACGGCGTCCGCTCCATCCCGCTCCTCCTCTTCTTCAAGGGCGGCGAAGTGAAGGACCAGATCGTCGGCGCGAATGTCACCAAGGACATGCTGAAGCAAAAGCTCCTCGCCCTCGCCTGA
- a CDS encoding metal-dependent hydrolase has product MFLGTHTLLPVCAGLILENGSLMRGRGHFFPAWGLPLIGLFGALPDLCTPHISREARLTSWSHTVWFLLALIPVCAVVASFFPGGRWRVAVACWSAAFLHVGADAISGGIAWLYPWRSDEIGEYYIHPDYWIWWDMGFVFLTWLLVRLRPHAEARGVKA; this is encoded by the coding sequence ATGTTCCTCGGCACCCACACTTTGCTCCCGGTTTGTGCGGGGCTGATCTTGGAGAACGGCTCGCTGATGAGGGGGCGGGGGCATTTCTTCCCGGCTTGGGGTTTGCCTTTGATCGGGCTCTTCGGGGCTTTGCCGGACCTGTGCACGCCGCATATCTCGCGGGAGGCGCGGTTGACGAGCTGGTCCCACACGGTGTGGTTCCTGCTGGCGCTGATCCCGGTGTGCGCGGTGGTGGCCAGCTTCTTCCCGGGAGGGAGATGGCGGGTGGCAGTGGCCTGCTGGAGCGCGGCCTTCCTGCACGTGGGGGCGGATGCGATCTCAGGCGGGATCGCGTGGCTGTATCCGTGGCGGAGCGATGAGATCGGCGAGTATTATATCCACCCGGATTACTGGATCTGGTGGGATATGGGCTTCGTCTTCCTGACTTGGCTTCTGGTACGTTTGCGACCGCACGCCGAGGCGCGGGGCGTCAAGGCCTGA